Proteins from one Salaquimonas pukyongi genomic window:
- a CDS encoding flagellar biosynthetic protein FliO, producing MNWINDTFGTELSSNVQLGIMFGALLLALFILLWLFRRIFGSAQSRIARNRQPRLGVIEAAIVDDTRRLVLVRRDNTEHLLMIGGPGDVVIETGIGQNDPARKEAPAAPAAQAPAVGQAAPETTPREPRLIEPLNDGTRQAPAPQQARSETTPAGQAATGAAAAAVTVAASKAAEAVEEVRPPVGEPTLETPQSETPESEMQESKAPADSDANPDSAEEITGEIAEELDTAAVDTPEPASDDEDTTTDTEEDMQKLLDELAGSKK from the coding sequence TTGAACTGGATCAATGACACATTCGGAACGGAATTGTCCTCAAACGTGCAGCTTGGCATCATGTTCGGGGCGCTGCTGCTTGCCCTGTTCATCCTCCTATGGCTGTTTCGCCGGATTTTCGGCAGCGCGCAATCGCGTATTGCCCGCAACCGCCAGCCCCGCCTTGGCGTGATTGAAGCCGCCATTGTGGACGACACGCGCAGGCTTGTTCTGGTGCGCCGCGACAACACCGAGCATCTGCTGATGATCGGCGGGCCCGGCGACGTGGTGATTGAAACCGGCATCGGACAAAACGATCCTGCCCGCAAGGAAGCACCGGCAGCGCCCGCCGCTCAAGCACCTGCGGTTGGCCAGGCCGCGCCGGAAACAACACCACGCGAACCCCGCCTTATCGAACCACTGAACGATGGCACCCGGCAGGCTCCTGCCCCGCAACAGGCGCGCAGTGAGACCACCCCTGCCGGCCAAGCTGCAACCGGTGCTGCGGCAGCAGCCGTTACCGTTGCCGCCAGCAAGGCGGCGGAAGCTGTCGAGGAGGTAAGACCGCCGGTCGGGGAGCCTACCCTTGAGACGCCCCAAAGCGAGACGCCTGAGAGCGAGATGCAAGAGAGCAAAGCACCTGCCGACAGCGATGCAAACCCGGACAGCGCTGAAGAGATCACCGGGGAAATCGCCGAAGAACTCGATACGGCAGCCGTAGACACACCGGAGCCTGCCTCCGATGACGAAGACACCACTACCGACACCGAAGAGGACATGCAGAAGCTGCTCGACGAACTGGCCGGCAGCAAGAAGTAA
- the mfd gene encoding transcription-repair coupling factor, whose product MLFDQNLSAQIAAEDRPLTFSGVPDGAVGALLAQLAREGQPGKGQPPAGIAYIAADGQKLPEIAAGLAFFAPWLETVELPAWDCLPYDRVSPSASVTAKRVAALGRLAAREDDGKPFVLLTTINALVQRCVPRSALAGQVRRFLPGQNADMDGLVRWLEINGFERTATVRERGEYAVRGGIVDLYTPGTGAPVRLDFFGDTLESLRSFDLSTQRTTGQLKELTLAPMSEVVLDKASVSRFRSGYIAAFGAATRDDALYQAVSEGRRFAGTEHWLPLFYEQLETLEDYLSGYLILADQAAQEAANHRIAQIEDYYHARRNVLEDSLETSLGGGAPYKPLAPETLYLSGGEAEACLSRLTQVSPFAAAQTSARAVLDLEGRPGRNFATERTAGANVFDALAAHVGEEKARGRRVLLAAWSEGSADRMMKLLADHGLEALRNVESLAALEALKPQLSGIAPLAMEHGFEVPGLTVVAEQDVLGDRLVRRSKKRRGSDFISEVSSLSEGDIVVHVEHGIARFAGLATIEAAGAPHDCLELRYAGDDRLFLPVENIELLSRYGSADTEVQLDRLGGVAWQSRKAKLKKKLLEIAGQLIAIAAERALRKSDPLTPPEGLYGEFVARFPYDETEDQQAAIDAVLDDLAAGTPMDRLVCGDVGFGKTEVALRAAFIAALAGKQVAVVVPTTLLARQHYQTFCDRFSGLPVKIAQASRLVSSGELAATRKGIADGSIDIVIGTHALLADSIRFERLGLLVIDEEQRFGVKHKEKLKELRGDVHVLTLSATPIPRTLQLALTGVRELSLITTAPLDRLAVRTFITPFDGLVIREALLREHYRGGQSFYVCPRVSDLEEQAQFLREHVPELKFAIAHGQMAPGQLDDVMNAFYDGKYDVLLSTTIVESGLDIPTANTLIVHRADMFGLAQLYQLRGRVGRSKTRAYALFTLPVRKPLTPQAERRLKVLQSLDSIGAGFELASHDLDIRGSGNILGEEQSGHIREVGYELYQQMLEEAVAELKQGDFAGSQERWSPQISIGAAVLIPEAYVPDLQLRLSLYRRLADLDEAAEIDAFGAELIDRFGPLPEAVDHLLKVVFIKALCRKANIEKLDAGPKGLVVHFRNGEFSDPAALLKWIGEQSSLAKVRPDQSLFLSREWDTAEKRIKGAAVIASKLAAMATA is encoded by the coding sequence ATGCTGTTTGATCAAAACCTCTCTGCGCAGATCGCGGCAGAAGACCGGCCGCTGACTTTTTCAGGCGTGCCGGACGGTGCGGTTGGCGCACTGCTTGCCCAGCTTGCAAGAGAAGGGCAGCCGGGGAAGGGGCAGCCACCTGCCGGCATTGCCTATATTGCTGCCGATGGCCAGAAACTGCCGGAAATTGCCGCGGGCCTTGCCTTTTTCGCACCCTGGCTTGAAACCGTCGAACTGCCGGCATGGGACTGCCTTCCCTATGACCGGGTTTCACCCTCGGCATCGGTGACGGCCAAGCGTGTGGCAGCGCTTGGGCGGCTGGCTGCGCGTGAAGACGACGGAAAGCCGTTTGTCCTGCTTACCACCATCAATGCGCTGGTGCAGCGCTGTGTGCCGCGTTCGGCGCTGGCTGGCCAGGTGCGCCGCTTTCTGCCCGGACAGAATGCCGATATGGACGGGCTGGTCCGCTGGCTGGAAATCAACGGGTTCGAGCGAACCGCGACGGTGCGCGAACGGGGCGAATATGCGGTGCGGGGCGGCATCGTCGATTTGTACACGCCAGGAACCGGGGCGCCGGTGCGGCTTGATTTTTTCGGCGATACCCTCGAGTCGCTGCGCAGTTTTGACCTTTCAACCCAGCGCACCACAGGGCAATTGAAAGAACTGACGCTTGCCCCGATGAGCGAGGTTGTCCTCGACAAAGCCTCCGTTTCCCGGTTTCGCAGCGGCTATATTGCCGCTTTCGGCGCTGCAACCCGAGATGATGCGCTGTATCAGGCAGTCAGCGAGGGGCGGCGCTTTGCCGGAACCGAGCATTGGCTGCCGCTGTTTTACGAGCAGCTTGAGACCCTTGAAGATTATCTTTCCGGATATTTGATCCTTGCCGATCAGGCAGCGCAGGAAGCTGCCAATCACCGCATTGCGCAGATCGAGGATTATTATCATGCGCGCAGGAACGTGCTGGAAGACAGTCTGGAAACCTCCCTCGGCGGGGGGGCGCCGTACAAGCCCCTGGCGCCGGAAACGCTCTACCTTTCAGGCGGTGAGGCGGAAGCCTGTCTTTCCCGCCTGACCCAGGTCAGCCCGTTTGCGGCGGCGCAAACCTCTGCGCGTGCAGTGCTCGACCTTGAGGGCAGGCCGGGCCGCAACTTTGCCACCGAGCGGACCGCCGGGGCCAATGTGTTTGATGCGCTCGCCGCGCATGTGGGCGAGGAGAAAGCCCGGGGCCGGCGGGTACTGCTTGCAGCCTGGAGCGAGGGCTCAGCCGACAGGATGATGAAGCTGCTTGCCGATCACGGGCTGGAAGCCCTGCGGAACGTGGAAAGTCTTGCCGCGCTTGAGGCGCTGAAACCGCAGCTGTCCGGCATTGCGCCGCTTGCCATGGAGCACGGTTTTGAGGTGCCGGGCCTGACGGTGGTCGCCGAGCAGGATGTGCTGGGTGACCGGCTGGTGCGGCGTTCCAAAAAGCGCCGCGGGAGCGATTTCATCTCCGAGGTCTCAAGCCTTTCTGAGGGTGATATCGTCGTTCATGTGGAGCACGGGATCGCCCGGTTTGCCGGGCTGGCAACCATCGAGGCGGCGGGCGCGCCGCATGACTGCCTGGAACTGCGCTATGCGGGCGATGACCGGCTGTTTCTGCCGGTTGAAAACATCGAGCTGCTGTCGCGCTACGGGTCGGCGGATACGGAGGTGCAGCTTGACCGTCTTGGCGGGGTTGCATGGCAATCGCGCAAGGCGAAGCTGAAGAAGAAGCTGCTGGAGATTGCGGGGCAGCTGATCGCCATTGCCGCCGAGCGGGCGCTGCGAAAAAGCGACCCGCTGACACCGCCCGAAGGGCTTTATGGCGAGTTTGTCGCCCGGTTTCCCTATGACGAGACGGAAGACCAGCAGGCGGCGATCGATGCCGTGCTTGATGATCTGGCCGCAGGTACGCCGATGGACCGGCTGGTCTGCGGCGATGTTGGGTTCGGCAAGACGGAAGTTGCGCTCAGGGCAGCGTTCATTGCGGCGCTTGCGGGCAAGCAGGTTGCGGTGGTGGTGCCGACCACGCTGCTGGCGCGCCAGCACTACCAGACGTTTTGCGACCGGTTTTCCGGCCTGCCGGTCAAGATTGCCCAGGCTTCGCGCCTTGTGTCTTCCGGCGAACTGGCGGCTACCCGCAAGGGCATTGCCGACGGCTCTATCGACATCGTTATCGGCACCCATGCGCTTTTGGCCGACAGCATCCGCTTTGAACGGCTAGGCCTGCTGGTAATCGACGAAGAGCAGCGTTTTGGCGTCAAGCACAAGGAAAAGCTGAAGGAATTGCGGGGCGATGTTCACGTTCTGACGCTTTCGGCAACGCCGATTCCGCGCACGCTGCAATTGGCGCTCACCGGCGTTCGCGAACTGTCGCTGATTACCACTGCGCCGCTCGACAGGCTGGCGGTCAGGACGTTCATAACCCCGTTCGACGGACTGGTGATCCGCGAGGCGCTGTTGCGCGAGCACTACCGCGGCGGGCAGAGCTTTTATGTATGCCCGCGGGTCAGCGATCTGGAGGAGCAGGCCCAGTTTCTGCGCGAACACGTGCCGGAGCTGAAGTTTGCCATTGCTCATGGCCAGATGGCGCCGGGGCAGCTCGATGATGTGATGAATGCATTTTATGACGGCAAATACGATGTGTTGCTGTCGACCACCATCGTCGAGTCCGGGCTGGATATTCCAACGGCAAATACCCTGATCGTTCATCGTGCAGACATGTTCGGCCTGGCGCAGCTTTACCAGTTGCGCGGCAGGGTGGGGCGCTCGAAAACGCGGGCCTATGCGCTGTTTACGCTGCCGGTGCGAAAACCGCTGACGCCGCAGGCAGAGCGGCGATTGAAGGTGCTGCAATCGCTTGATTCCATCGGGGCGGGGTTTGAGCTGGCAAGCCATGACCTGGACATTCGCGGCTCCGGCAACATTCTGGGGGAAGAGCAATCAGGGCATATTCGCGAGGTCGGCTATGAACTCTACCAGCAAATGCTGGAGGAAGCGGTCGCCGAACTGAAGCAGGGCGATTTTGCCGGCAGCCAGGAACGCTGGTCACCGCAGATCAGCATTGGCGCAGCGGTTCTGATCCCGGAGGCCTATGTGCCCGATCTTCAGTTGCGCCTGTCGCTCTACCGCCGGCTGGCCGATCTGGATGAGGCAGCCGAGATCGATGCCTTTGGCGCTGAACTGATCGACCGCTTCGGCCCGCTGCCGGAGGCCGTCGATCATCTGTTGAAAGTGGTCTTCATCAAGGCGCTTTGCCGCAAGGCCAACATAGAAAAACTCGACGCAGGACCCAAAGGGCTGGTGGTGCATTTCAGAAATGGCGAGTTTTCCGATCCTGCGGCGCTGCTGAAATGGATCGGTGAGCAATCCAGCCTTGCCAAGGTGCGCCCCGACCAAAGCCTGTTTTTGTCCAGGGAGTGGGATACAGCGGAAAAACGGATCAAGGGCGCTGCCGTGATCGCATCAAAACTTGCTGCAATGGCAACGGCTTGA
- a CDS encoding succinate dehydrogenase assembly factor 2, whose protein sequence is MDDTNRRKQLIYRANHRGIKEMDIILGGFAERHLMTLDAEKLDRFEVIMGESDRDLLSWFTSEKPVPEHIDGPLFKAILSDTLAARRARG, encoded by the coding sequence ATGGATGACACCAACCGGCGCAAGCAGTTGATTTACAGGGCCAACCATCGTGGCATCAAGGAGATGGACATCATTCTGGGCGGCTTTGCCGAGCGCCATCTCATGACGCTCGATGCGGAAAAGCTCGACCGGTTCGAGGTGATCATGGGCGAATCCGATCGCGATCTGTTGTCATGGTTCACCAGTGAAAAACCGGTGCCGGAGCATATCGACGGACCGTTGTTCAAGGCCATTTTATCCGACACGCTGGCAGCGCGGCGCGCGCGGGGCTGA